A portion of the Streptomyces sp. NBC_01335 genome contains these proteins:
- a CDS encoding VanZ family protein has protein sequence MRQGPGGKAVTLFRVVGFTLLLAHLVLVGWLTLRPLDVPWISAANFTPLDGIKADLALGPGAAVRRIGAGLLLLAPLGFLLPMADARLTVSPWASLVRTTAAGALVSLAIELGQTGVPGQVVDIDSLLLNTVGVLLAHLLVVPFVRARLRRRHHRAPAPEGVDAAGGTPQGATPTISRVGVAP, from the coding sequence GTGCGTCAAGGTCCCGGCGGTAAGGCCGTCACCCTGTTCCGCGTGGTGGGGTTCACGCTTCTCCTCGCGCATCTCGTGCTCGTCGGGTGGCTGACCCTGCGTCCCCTGGACGTCCCCTGGATCAGCGCCGCGAACTTCACCCCGCTGGACGGCATCAAGGCGGACCTCGCGCTCGGACCGGGGGCCGCGGTGCGGCGCATCGGCGCGGGGCTGCTGCTGCTCGCGCCGCTCGGGTTCCTGCTGCCGATGGCCGACGCGCGGCTCACCGTCTCCCCGTGGGCGTCGCTGGTCCGTACGACCGCCGCCGGGGCGCTGGTATCCCTCGCCATCGAGCTCGGGCAGACCGGGGTGCCCGGGCAGGTGGTCGACATCGACTCGCTGCTGCTGAACACGGTGGGGGTGCTGCTGGCGCATCTGCTGGTGGTGCCGTTCGTACGGGCCCGGCTGCGCCGCCGGCACCACCGTGCCCCCGCGCCGGAGGGCGTGGACGCGGCCGGTGGGACCCCTCAGGGCGCGACCCCGACGATTTCCAGGGTCGGGGTCGCACCGTAG